A genomic segment from Flavobacteriales bacterium encodes:
- a CDS encoding DUF1569 domain-containing protein produces MRTLLQPSDYEYVLTRLNALNGSETRLWGTMTESQMLQHCRKQIEMALGQIPTKPLFLRPIQWLTKISFGYYIPWPKNLITAPEMLAKEDVLFDTEHEKLLSLISEFMEATELFPHPIFGNMTKEDWSLIIYKHLDHHLRQFGV; encoded by the coding sequence ATGAGAACACTTCTTCAGCCAAGTGACTACGAGTATGTTTTGACCCGCTTAAACGCGTTAAACGGCTCAGAAACCCGATTGTGGGGTACGATGACTGAAAGTCAGATGTTGCAACATTGCCGGAAGCAAATTGAAATGGCATTGGGTCAAATTCCAACTAAGCCATTGTTTCTACGACCAATTCAATGGCTGACTAAGATCAGCTTCGGTTATTACATCCCGTGGCCCAAGAATTTGATCACTGCTCCAGAAATGCTGGCTAAAGAGGATGTTTTGTTCGATACTGAGCACGAAAAACTCCTTTCACTCATTTCAGAATTCATGGAAGCGACCGAGCTCTTTCCGCATCCGATTTTCGGAAATATGACCAAAGAAGATTGGTCGCTCATCATTTACAAGCATCTCGACCATCATTTGCGGCAGTTCGGAGTTTAA
- a CDS encoding DUF255 domain-containing protein — MKLFQLTYLSLFLLFNSAVQTFAQTAGTKEGINWISIEKADELRRTEPRKILIDVYTDWCGWCKKMDASTFSDPKVVAYINAHYYAVKLDAEQREPITIGGKTYEYVPNGRRGYHEIANELLQGKMSYPTTVFLDESMNMIQPVSGYLNVETIQPILEYLAENAYKRTPWDEWLKKRNVN; from the coding sequence ATGAAACTGTTTCAACTTACCTACCTGAGCTTATTCCTACTGTTCAATTCCGCTGTGCAAACTTTCGCACAAACGGCTGGAACGAAGGAAGGAATCAATTGGATCTCTATCGAGAAAGCAGACGAATTGAGAAGAACTGAACCACGGAAGATTCTGATTGACGTATACACGGATTGGTGCGGTTGGTGCAAGAAAATGGACGCTTCTACTTTCAGTGATCCGAAAGTTGTAGCATACATAAACGCGCACTATTACGCAGTGAAATTGGATGCTGAACAGCGTGAACCGATCACGATTGGAGGTAAAACGTACGAGTATGTGCCGAACGGAAGGCGCGGGTATCATGAGATTGCCAACGAATTGCTTCAAGGCAAAATGAGCTACCCGACAACGGTTTTCTTGGATGAAAGCATGAATATGATCCAACCTGTTTCTGGTTATTTGAATGTTGAAACCATCCAACCGATCTTGGAATACTTGGCCGAAAACGCCTACAAACGAACGCCTTGGGATGAGTGGTTGAAGAAGCGGAACGTGAATTAA
- a CDS encoding UDP-2,3-diacylglucosamine diphosphatase, producing MKFEERRTVETVIISDTHLGTYGCHAEELVRYLKSVRPEKLILNGDIIDIWQFSKSYFPKDHIRVIKEIMNMLSKGVQVYYIPGNHDEFVRKFCGQKIGNLYIDNKVVLELDGKKSWIFHGDVFDVSMRYSKWIAKLGGQGYDLLILFNRFVNRWLQRFGKDKISLSKRVKDSVKAAVKHVNDFEATTALIGISNGYDNVICGHIHKPIIKTIKGEDGQITYMNSGDWIENLTSLEYNEGEWKLYRYEEDAALKDYKLEPDQAMELSSQEILFGLIEEFSFKRA from the coding sequence ATGAAATTTGAAGAGAGACGAACTGTTGAAACTGTGATCATCAGCGATACGCACCTTGGCACATACGGCTGCCACGCAGAAGAATTGGTGCGTTACCTGAAAAGCGTGCGACCCGAAAAACTGATATTGAATGGCGATATCATCGACATCTGGCAATTCAGTAAGAGTTATTTTCCGAAAGATCATATCCGCGTCATCAAAGAGATCATGAACATGCTATCTAAGGGCGTTCAGGTCTATTACATTCCTGGTAATCACGATGAATTTGTGAGGAAATTCTGTGGACAGAAGATCGGAAATCTCTACATCGACAATAAGGTTGTGTTGGAATTGGACGGTAAAAAATCATGGATTTTTCATGGCGATGTATTCGATGTAAGTATGCGTTATTCGAAGTGGATAGCTAAATTGGGTGGACAGGGTTACGACCTGCTGATTCTCTTCAATCGCTTCGTAAACCGATGGCTCCAAAGGTTTGGAAAGGATAAGATTTCGTTGTCGAAAAGAGTGAAGGATAGCGTGAAGGCTGCGGTTAAACACGTGAATGATTTTGAAGCGACAACCGCGCTGATAGGTATTTCGAATGGCTACGATAACGTGATCTGCGGGCACATTCACAAACCGATCATCAAAACAATAAAGGGCGAAGACGGGCAGATCACTTACATGAATAGTGGAGATTGGATTGAGAATCTGACATCGCTCGAATACAACGAGGGTGAGTGGAAGCTTTATCGCTACGAAGAAGACGCAGCATTAAAGGATTATAAACTTGAACCAGATCAGGCGATGGAGCTGAGTAGTCAGGAAATTCTATTCGGATTGATTGAGGAATTCAGCTTCAAACGCGCATGA
- a CDS encoding glycosyl transferase, with product MKILYAIQGTGNGHLSRSMEIIPHLQKRGQVDVLLSGNQCELKLPFEVRYRFHGLSFIFGQKGGVDFVKTYNNNRVRRFMREVNSLDVSSYDLVISDFEPVSSWACFLAEKRCIGLSNQAAILTKDAPVADSDDLIGKFILKNYAPVSQAYGFHFQRYNPSIFTPIVRQEVRELKVSNNGHYLVYLPAHSDERIIKALKKFPEVEWQVFSKHGNEDLTEGNIWLRPINNSQYLESLASCAGLLCAAGFGATTEALFLGKKLCIVPMKKQFEQQCNALALSQMGIPSIKSLKEKWLDRLRLWLNEENPIRVNYPDNAEEIVNTILRNEILDAPNPREKRLMAGLTAT from the coding sequence ATGAAAATACTTTACGCCATACAAGGAACGGGCAACGGCCATCTGAGCCGTTCGATGGAGATCATTCCGCATTTGCAGAAGCGCGGCCAAGTGGATGTGCTGCTAAGTGGAAACCAATGCGAACTGAAGCTTCCGTTCGAAGTGCGCTACCGTTTTCACGGATTGAGCTTCATTTTCGGGCAAAAAGGTGGAGTCGATTTCGTGAAAACCTACAATAACAACCGCGTCAGGCGATTTATGCGCGAAGTGAATTCGTTAGATGTGTCCAGTTATGACCTCGTCATTTCTGATTTTGAGCCAGTCTCATCTTGGGCGTGTTTTCTGGCCGAAAAACGATGTATCGGATTGAGTAATCAGGCTGCTATTCTTACTAAAGATGCGCCCGTTGCCGACAGCGATGACCTCATTGGTAAGTTCATTCTGAAGAATTACGCGCCTGTTTCGCAGGCTTATGGATTTCACTTTCAGCGCTACAATCCGAGCATATTTACGCCCATTGTTCGGCAAGAAGTGCGCGAACTCAAGGTTTCGAACAACGGACATTACCTCGTTTATCTGCCAGCTCATAGCGATGAGCGCATCATCAAGGCCTTGAAGAAATTCCCTGAAGTGGAATGGCAGGTTTTTTCCAAACATGGAAATGAAGACCTGACAGAAGGGAACATTTGGCTTCGCCCGATCAATAATTCGCAGTATCTCGAAAGTCTTGCGAGTTGTGCAGGATTGCTCTGTGCTGCTGGATTTGGAGCAACCACCGAAGCACTTTTCCTCGGTAAGAAACTGTGTATCGTACCGATGAAAAAACAGTTTGAGCAGCAATGCAATGCGCTGGCTTTGAGTCAGATGGGAATTCCGAGCATCAAATCACTCAAGGAGAAATGGCTTGACCGTTTGCGTTTGTGGCTCAACGAGGAAAATCCGATCCGCGTGAATTATCCAGACAATGCAGAAGAGATTGTGAATACGATTCTCCGAAACGAGATTCTTGATGCGCCAAATCCAAGGGAAAAGCGTTTGATGGCGGGGTTGACAGCTACTTGA
- a CDS encoding pyruvate carboxylase — translation MKIRKVLVANRGEIAIRILRACVELKLRTVAVYTFEDRYSLHRYKADESYQLGKDTEPLKPYLDIEEIINLALEKNVDAIHPGYGFLSENEEFARRCRENGIVFIGPEPEVMAQLGDKVAAKKVAKSCDVPIIESSEKELTDVKIAMAEAERIGFPLMLKAASGGGGRGMRVIRKADELENAFSEAKREAGRAFGDDTVFLEKFIENPKHIEVQIVADNEGNTIHLHERDCSVQRRFQKVVEVAPAMGLNQSVRKRLFEYAIKIAKAVKYNNVGTVEFLVDPKGEIYFIEVNPRIQVEHTVTEMVTGIDIVKLQIRIAMGYKLYEDEIAIPDQSAISVNGFAIQCRITAEDPENDFKPDHGTLYTYRPAEGFGIRLDPGSVYSGVRISPFFDSLLVKICAHSRTLDGAARKMTRCLQEYRIRGVKTNIRFVENIVNHPVFIKGEATVNFIPDHPELFKFVKPRDRATKIVKFLGEITVNGNPDVKFTDDKKVLLKPIVPEYKRFGAYPKGTKDLLNELGPERFSEWLRKEKVIHYTDTTMRDAHQSLFATRMRTYDMMRVAESYAKNHPEIFSFEVWGGATFDVALRFLHEDPWERLAELRKAIPNTLLQMLIRGSNGVGYKAYPDNMVEKFVEKSWETGVDIFRIFDSLNWMKGIGPCIEYVRSRTEGIAEGAMCYTGDILNPARGKYTLEYYLQLAKDIENAGAHILAIKDMAGLLKPYAATELITALKNTVKIPIHLHTHDTSSLQPATYLKAIEAGVDVVDVALGSISGLTSQPNFNSIVEMMRFHERENPIDIHRLNEFSNYFDNVRDYYYPFESGLMASTASVFQHEIPGGQYSNLKPQAVALGLADKFEEIKLMYGEVNELFGDVVKVTPSSKVVGDMALYLVSNGLTIQDVREKGDTISFPESVVDFFKGNLGQPVGGFPKDIQKMILKDVEPFTDRPNSHLEPIDFDKGFAEFKKKYDSTLKFTDYLSCLMYPKVFENYYKQKQLFGDLSKIPTGNFFFGMKLRDETLVEIGEGKNIIIELLSVGPADDNGMRTLFFRVNGMTRNIEILDKSLNIVKIEHEKAAKEDPLQIGAPLQGLLSKVLVKKGEKVKKNQPLFIIEAMKMETTVTATAEGTIKRIALDDSTLVESDDLVLVLG, via the coding sequence ATGAAGATCAGAAAAGTACTTGTTGCCAATCGTGGCGAAATAGCCATTCGTATTCTGCGTGCCTGTGTTGAATTGAAACTGCGAACCGTTGCGGTTTACACCTTCGAAGACCGTTACTCGTTGCACCGTTACAAGGCTGATGAGAGTTACCAATTAGGCAAAGACACGGAGCCGCTAAAACCGTACCTCGACATTGAAGAGATCATCAATCTCGCTTTGGAAAAGAACGTGGATGCGATTCATCCAGGTTATGGTTTCCTTTCAGAGAATGAGGAGTTCGCAAGAAGATGCCGTGAGAACGGAATCGTTTTTATCGGTCCGGAGCCGGAAGTTATGGCCCAATTGGGAGACAAGGTCGCAGCCAAAAAAGTGGCCAAAAGTTGCGATGTACCGATCATTGAAAGTAGCGAGAAAGAGCTGACCGATGTGAAGATCGCCATGGCAGAAGCCGAAAGAATCGGATTTCCGTTGATGCTGAAAGCCGCTTCTGGTGGAGGAGGCCGCGGAATGCGTGTGATTCGAAAGGCAGATGAACTTGAAAATGCATTCAGCGAAGCAAAAAGAGAAGCAGGTAGAGCCTTTGGCGATGACACGGTTTTCCTAGAGAAATTCATTGAAAATCCGAAGCACATTGAGGTTCAGATCGTTGCAGATAACGAAGGCAATACGATTCACCTTCACGAACGCGATTGCTCGGTTCAGCGCAGATTCCAAAAAGTAGTGGAAGTTGCCCCGGCAATGGGTTTGAATCAAAGCGTGCGCAAGCGGCTGTTCGAGTACGCCATTAAGATTGCCAAAGCAGTCAAATACAACAACGTTGGAACGGTGGAGTTTCTCGTTGATCCGAAAGGTGAGATCTACTTTATTGAAGTAAATCCTCGAATCCAGGTAGAGCATACCGTGACCGAAATGGTCACAGGAATCGACATTGTGAAGCTTCAGATTCGCATTGCGATGGGCTACAAATTGTACGAAGATGAGATTGCGATTCCAGACCAATCAGCAATTTCTGTAAATGGATTTGCCATTCAATGTCGCATCACGGCCGAAGATCCTGAGAACGATTTCAAACCCGATCACGGCACGCTTTACACTTATCGACCAGCGGAAGGCTTCGGCATTCGACTTGATCCAGGAAGTGTTTATTCTGGTGTTCGCATCAGTCCGTTCTTCGATTCGCTGTTGGTGAAGATCTGTGCTCACTCAAGAACATTGGATGGCGCAGCCAGAAAGATGACGCGTTGCTTACAGGAGTACCGAATCCGAGGCGTTAAGACGAATATTCGTTTCGTAGAGAATATTGTCAATCACCCTGTTTTCATAAAAGGCGAGGCAACTGTCAATTTCATTCCTGATCATCCAGAGCTTTTCAAGTTTGTGAAGCCGCGCGACCGTGCCACCAAGATTGTGAAGTTCTTGGGAGAAATCACCGTGAATGGAAATCCGGATGTGAAGTTTACCGATGATAAGAAGGTGCTTTTGAAGCCGATTGTGCCCGAATATAAGCGATTTGGCGCATATCCGAAGGGAACAAAAGACCTACTCAACGAGCTTGGTCCAGAGCGTTTTAGCGAGTGGCTGCGAAAGGAAAAAGTGATTCATTACACCGATACCACCATGCGCGATGCGCATCAATCGTTGTTCGCAACACGAATGCGAACCTATGATATGATGCGTGTGGCGGAAAGCTATGCGAAGAACCATCCTGAGATTTTCAGTTTCGAAGTTTGGGGCGGAGCGACCTTCGATGTGGCGTTGCGCTTCTTGCACGAAGATCCGTGGGAACGTTTGGCTGAACTTCGAAAAGCCATTCCAAACACGCTTTTGCAGATGTTGATCCGTGGTTCAAACGGAGTTGGATACAAGGCTTATCCCGACAATATGGTCGAGAAATTCGTGGAGAAATCGTGGGAAACCGGGGTTGATATCTTCCGCATTTTCGACAGTCTGAACTGGATGAAGGGCATCGGTCCCTGCATCGAATATGTGCGTTCGCGCACCGAAGGAATTGCCGAAGGCGCCATGTGCTACACGGGCGATATTCTCAATCCTGCAAGGGGCAAGTATACGCTCGAATATTACTTGCAACTCGCCAAGGACATTGAGAACGCTGGAGCACACATTCTCGCCATCAAAGACATGGCCGGATTGCTCAAACCCTATGCCGCAACGGAGCTTATCACTGCGCTGAAAAACACCGTGAAAATTCCAATTCATCTGCACACGCACGATACATCTTCACTTCAACCTGCCACGTACTTGAAGGCAATTGAGGCTGGAGTTGATGTTGTGGATGTAGCGCTCGGTTCCATCTCAGGATTGACATCGCAGCCGAATTTCAATTCCATTGTGGAAATGATGCGTTTCCACGAGCGCGAGAATCCGATTGATATTCATCGATTGAATGAATTCTCTAACTATTTCGATAATGTTCGTGATTACTATTATCCGTTTGAAAGTGGCTTGATGGCGAGCACGGCCAGCGTTTTTCAGCACGAAATTCCTGGTGGACAGTATTCCAATCTGAAGCCACAGGCCGTGGCACTTGGTTTGGCGGACAAGTTTGAGGAGATCAAACTCATGTACGGAGAAGTGAATGAACTTTTTGGTGATGTGGTGAAAGTCACGCCTTCGTCAAAAGTGGTTGGCGATATGGCATTATATCTTGTTTCCAACGGTTTAACCATTCAAGACGTGCGCGAAAAAGGGGACACGATTTCGTTTCCAGAAAGTGTGGTCGATTTCTTCAAAGGAAATCTCGGTCAGCCAGTTGGTGGATTTCCAAAGGACATTCAGAAAATGATCTTGAAGGATGTGGAACCGTTCACGGATAGACCGAACAGTCATCTGGAACCAATTGATTTTGACAAAGGTTTTGCTGAATTCAAGAAGAAGTATGATTCAACGCTGAAGTTCACCGATTACTTGTCTTGTCTCATGTATCCGAAGGTTTTTGAGAATTACTACAAGCAGAAACAGCTTTTTGGCGACCTAAGCAAGATTCCAACAGGCAATTTCTTCTTCGGAATGAAGCTGCGCGATGAGACTTTGGTGGAGATCGGTGAAGGAAAGAACATCATCATCGAGCTGCTTTCTGTCGGACCTGCGGATGACAATGGTATGCGCACGCTTTTCTTCCGCGTTAATGGTATGACGAGAAACATCGAAATTCTCGACAAAAGCTTGAACATCGTCAAAATTGAGCACGAAAAAGCTGCGAAGGAAGATCCATTGCAGATCGGAGCACCACTTCAAGGCTTATTGAGTAAGGTGTTGGTGAAGAAAGGGGAGAAGGTCAAAAAGAACCAGCCATTGTTCATTATTGAAGCCATGAAGATGGAAACAACTGTTACGGCTACTGCGGAAGGAACAATCAAACGAATCGCATTAGACGATTCTACCTTGGTGGAGTCAGACGATTTGGTTTTGGTTCTTGGTTAA
- a CDS encoding DUF922 domain-containing protein has product MRPILFSFFLLIGLGEKVAGQQHECKDCIEWTEGSRLKWSDFKGSPKKLSPNEALTDSGMSIELKCDGKSSEAVVKCFFNPHKSWTKDRQSTYLLRHEQLHFDITELFVRKLRQQLAKFGDDCEKLNSHIEEYYHRNYKEFVAYQDAYDSESNHSLNKEKQAYWEQKVARELDALRPFASYANN; this is encoded by the coding sequence ATGAGACCAATATTGTTTTCATTTTTTCTACTGATTGGACTTGGAGAAAAGGTCGCAGGTCAGCAACACGAGTGCAAAGATTGCATTGAATGGACTGAAGGAAGCAGATTGAAGTGGTCTGACTTTAAGGGTTCGCCCAAAAAGCTTTCTCCGAATGAGGCGTTGACAGACAGCGGCATGTCTATTGAACTGAAATGCGATGGAAAATCCTCTGAAGCTGTGGTCAAATGCTTTTTCAACCCGCACAAAAGTTGGACGAAAGATCGGCAGTCTACTTATCTACTTCGTCACGAACAATTGCATTTCGACATTACGGAATTGTTTGTTCGGAAGCTGCGACAGCAATTAGCCAAATTCGGAGATGATTGCGAGAAATTGAATTCACACATTGAGGAATACTACCATCGGAATTACAAGGAATTCGTGGCGTATCAAGATGCTTATGATAGCGAAAGCAACCATAGCTTGAACAAGGAAAAACAGGCCTATTGGGAACAGAAAGTCGCCCGAGAATTGGATGCGTTGAGGCCATTTGCCTCTTACGCAAATAATTAA
- a CDS encoding alpha/beta hydrolase: MVQLITSVITGSEERPMLVDLRFDNQISNQAVIVFVHGFKGFKDWGHFAKVGEELAKAGFAFVSFNFTHDGTTVDNPVDFADLEAFGNNNYHKELHDTEQVINAISDGSLFPGSKFDRDRIFLLGHSRGGGISIIKASEDERVKGLVTWNSIGDTKRTQADFDVWMRDGVIYIPNARTNQQMPMYYQFVEDYFAQQERYDLEQSCANINVPSLFIHGTNDQTVPFEYAQKLNDWTPNSDLLAIENGDHTFGGKHPFTEDELPVDTQTAIAATIKHLKAIS; encoded by the coding sequence ATGGTTCAACTTATTACATCCGTGATCACTGGCTCCGAAGAACGGCCAATGTTGGTCGATCTCCGCTTTGATAATCAGATTTCAAACCAAGCGGTTATCGTGTTTGTTCACGGGTTTAAAGGTTTCAAGGATTGGGGACATTTTGCGAAAGTGGGCGAGGAATTAGCGAAAGCTGGTTTCGCGTTTGTCAGTTTCAATTTCACGCATGATGGAACAACTGTAGATAATCCAGTGGATTTCGCTGATCTCGAAGCATTTGGCAACAATAACTACCACAAGGAACTGCACGATACAGAGCAGGTGATCAACGCTATTTCCGATGGTTCGCTGTTTCCTGGATCGAAGTTTGATCGCGACCGGATTTTCCTTCTTGGACACAGTCGCGGAGGTGGAATTTCCATCATCAAAGCAAGCGAAGACGAACGCGTAAAAGGGCTTGTTACTTGGAATTCGATCGGTGATACGAAACGCACACAGGCTGATTTTGATGTGTGGATGCGCGATGGAGTGATCTATATTCCGAATGCGCGCACCAATCAGCAAATGCCGATGTATTATCAGTTTGTAGAGGATTATTTTGCGCAGCAAGAACGCTATGATCTGGAGCAAAGCTGTGCGAATATCAACGTTCCATCGCTTTTCATTCATGGAACAAATGATCAGACCGTTCCTTTTGAATATGCTCAGAAGCTCAACGATTGGACGCCCAATTCTGATCTACTCGCGATTGAAAATGGCGATCACACTTTCGGAGGAAAGCATCCGTTTACGGAAGATGAATTGCCTGTGGACACTCAAACGGCTATTGCCGCAACCATCAAGCATTTGAAAGCAATTTCGTAG
- a CDS encoding glycosyltransferase yields MTDLRLFVLLSRFPYPLEKGDKLRAFHQLRILSKHHQIFLCALHEEDLEPSWIAEVQQYCTEMETIRISKFNQLLNLGLSVFGSEPFQVAYFYQSGAQKRVQDCIDRWKPEAIYCQLLRTAKYVENQNEIRKVIDFQDAFSKGIERRLETDPWYWKPILSSELRRLNRYEQAVFKKFDHCTIISEQDRDQLPFQQRNDVTIVRNGVALEDFSPSSEAKTVDVLFAGNMGYPPNVEGAVFLEKEVMPLVRKEIPNAKLMLAGARPDQKVKELASDFSEVTGWVDDIRDCYAKAKVFVAPMMIGTGLQNKLLEAMAMRIPCVTSTLANNALQAKPDSEILIARSAEEYAAHIIHLLNHSEKANKIAEKGHQLVRTHFSWEGATKPLLDVLKS; encoded by the coding sequence TTGACCGATTTGCGCCTTTTTGTTCTTCTTTCGCGCTTTCCATATCCGCTTGAAAAAGGCGATAAGTTGCGCGCGTTCCATCAGTTGCGCATACTTTCCAAGCACCATCAGATTTTTCTTTGCGCTCTGCATGAAGAAGACCTTGAGCCCAGTTGGATCGCTGAAGTGCAACAGTATTGCACCGAAATGGAAACCATCCGCATTTCCAAGTTCAATCAGCTGTTAAATCTCGGTCTTTCCGTATTCGGTTCCGAACCATTTCAAGTAGCGTATTTCTATCAATCTGGTGCTCAAAAACGTGTTCAAGATTGTATTGACCGTTGGAAACCTGAAGCCATTTACTGCCAATTACTACGCACCGCCAAGTATGTGGAAAATCAGAATGAAATTCGAAAGGTGATTGATTTTCAAGATGCATTTTCGAAAGGAATTGAACGGAGATTGGAAACCGATCCGTGGTATTGGAAGCCGATTTTAAGTTCAGAGTTGAGACGATTGAATCGATATGAACAAGCGGTTTTCAAGAAATTCGACCATTGCACCATCATTTCCGAACAGGACAGAGATCAACTTCCGTTTCAGCAGCGGAATGACGTGACCATTGTGAGAAACGGGGTTGCATTAGAAGATTTTTCGCCTAGCTCGGAAGCAAAAACGGTTGACGTACTTTTTGCTGGAAATATGGGTTATCCGCCAAATGTAGAAGGTGCTGTTTTTCTTGAAAAGGAAGTCATGCCGCTTGTGCGGAAGGAAATTCCGAATGCCAAATTGATGTTGGCAGGCGCTCGTCCCGATCAAAAGGTTAAAGAACTTGCTTCTGATTTTTCTGAGGTAACAGGTTGGGTAGATGATATCCGCGATTGCTATGCGAAAGCGAAGGTTTTTGTAGCGCCTATGATGATCGGAACTGGCCTTCAGAATAAATTACTCGAAGCTATGGCCATGCGTATTCCGTGCGTGACATCGACATTGGCAAACAATGCTTTACAGGCAAAACCCGATTCAGAAATCTTGATTGCGCGTTCGGCCGAAGAATACGCTGCGCACATCATTCATCTACTCAATCATTCAGAAAAAGCGAATAAAATTGCTGAGAAAGGACATCAGTTAGTAAGAACTCATTTCAGCTGGGAAGGAGCTACCAAGCCACTTTTAGACGTTCTGAAATCTTAG
- a CDS encoding glycosyltransferase family 4 protein, whose protein sequence is MRILQVCLKPPYPKVDGGCMAMAAMTESMLMAGHSVKVICMSTHKHPFDASKVPSEILAKTKMEAIPMDTRLKPLKAFLNIFNSKSYNVERFFSETFEAKLTGILKETEFDVIHLESIFCTPYVETIRKHSKAKVVVRAHNIEFRIWEQLAKNEVIGIKKRYLNLLATRLKNYEIAVLKLVDGIISITEEDKQAFEEIGVSCPIEVIPIGFNVDAIRPDTLSKHPLSLYHVGAMDWQPNIEGINWFLDDVWPVIEAEFPDIECHLAGRKMPQHLLKLSKGKLKIDGQIDSVQEFVKRKNIAIVPLLSGSGMRIKIVEALAMGKVILSTSAGAEGIPYTDGENLLIANTPEEFVLKLRFLSENPNQIVQIGKNARKLASSVFDQKKLSSKLTYFYANL, encoded by the coding sequence GTGAGAATACTTCAGGTCTGTCTTAAGCCGCCTTACCCAAAGGTGGATGGAGGCTGCATGGCAATGGCGGCCATGACGGAAAGCATGCTGATGGCAGGTCATTCGGTGAAAGTGATCTGCATGAGTACACACAAACATCCGTTTGATGCTTCAAAAGTTCCTTCAGAAATACTTGCGAAGACCAAGATGGAAGCCATTCCGATGGATACGCGACTGAAACCACTGAAGGCATTCCTAAATATTTTCAACTCGAAATCGTATAACGTAGAACGCTTTTTCAGCGAGACTTTCGAAGCCAAATTAACAGGCATTCTAAAAGAAACCGAGTTCGATGTCATTCACTTGGAAAGCATTTTCTGCACGCCTTATGTGGAAACGATCAGAAAGCACTCCAAAGCCAAAGTGGTGGTTCGAGCTCATAATATCGAGTTCAGAATTTGGGAGCAGCTTGCCAAAAATGAAGTCATCGGCATCAAAAAGCGGTATTTGAATCTGCTTGCAACTCGGCTCAAGAACTATGAGATCGCTGTGCTGAAGTTGGTCGATGGTATCATTTCCATCACAGAAGAAGACAAGCAAGCATTTGAAGAGATCGGTGTGAGTTGTCCAATTGAAGTGATCCCTATCGGATTCAATGTAGATGCCATCAGACCAGATACCTTGAGCAAACATCCGCTGTCTCTGTACCATGTAGGCGCCATGGATTGGCAACCGAATATTGAGGGAATCAACTGGTTTTTGGATGATGTTTGGCCCGTAATTGAGGCTGAATTTCCTGATATTGAATGCCATTTGGCAGGACGTAAAATGCCACAGCATCTGCTCAAACTATCAAAGGGAAAGCTGAAGATCGATGGACAGATCGATTCGGTTCAGGAATTTGTGAAGCGCAAGAACATCGCTATTGTTCCACTGCTTTCGGGAAGCGGAATGCGTATCAAGATCGTGGAAGCATTGGCAATGGGAAAAGTGATTCTATCGACCAGCGCGGGTGCCGAGGGCATTCCATACACCGATGGCGAAAACCTACTGATTGCGAACACTCCTGAAGAGTTTGTATTGAAACTGAGGTTTCTCAGCGAAAATCCGAATCAGATCGTGCAGATCGGAAAAAATGCCAGAAAGCTTGCCTCCTCCGTCTTTGACCAAAAGAAGCTCAGTTCAAAATTGACCTATTTTTACGCAAATCTCTGA